CGATATATTCACAGCAATATGGATTTAACCGCATTTATTCGCAATGCCTTAGCCGAAGACATCGGCAGTGGTGACCATACTACTCTGGCTTGTATTCCGGCACATGCTACCGGCAAGGCACGTTTATTGGTCAAGGAAACCGGGGTGATTGCCGGAATAGAAATGGCCAAACTGATTTGTAAAGAGGTGGATGAAGGATTGGAAGTTGAAGAATTTTTAAAAGATGGAGATTGTGTAAAACCCGGTGATATAGGCTTGGTGATAGCAGGCAACAAACAATCCATCCTTAAAGCAGAACGCCTGCTGCTAAATTGTATGCAAAGGATGAGCGGAATTGCAACATTGACAAACCGCTATGTTCAGGAAATTGCTGATACTTCGGCACGAATTTTAGATACCCGGAAAACAACACCCGGTTTCAGGTATATCGAAAAATGGGCTGTGCGCATTGGCGGAGGCTACAACCATAGGTTTGGGTTGTATGATATGATTATGATTAAAGACAATCATCACGACTATTGCGGAGGAATTGTCAATGCCATCCGCCAAACGCGTCAGTATCTCTCTCAAACAGGCTTAATGCTCAAAGTAGAAATAGAGGTGCGAAATTTGAAAGAACTCGAATTGGTACTGGAAA
This is a stretch of genomic DNA from Sphingobacteriales bacterium. It encodes these proteins:
- the nadC gene encoding carboxylating nicotinate-nucleotide diphosphorylase, which codes for MDLTAFIRNALAEDIGSGDHTTLACIPAHATGKARLLVKETGVIAGIEMAKLICKEVDEGLEVEEFLKDGDCVKPGDIGLVIAGNKQSILKAERLLLNCMQRMSGIATLTNRYVQEIADTSARILDTRKTTPGFRYIEKWAVRIGGGYNHRFGLYDMIMIKDNHHDYCGGIVNAIRQTRQYLSQTGLMLKVEIEVRNLKELELVLETGQIDRIMFDNFDVPATYRAVELVNRQYETETSGGINLNTVREYAETGVDFISVGALTHSYTSMDISLKAI